The following is a genomic window from Candidatus Hydrogenedentota bacterium.
CATTGTCCTTGCGGCGGTTCAGGCGGCATGCTCGGGGCAGGGGGTTGCGTCTGCGCCGAATAGGGGTTCTGCAGGTACGGACTGTCCGGCGGCGTAAGCGGTTTCAGGTGGTGATTGTACACCGCCTGTTTCTGCAACACGAGTTCGAGCGGCGGTGGCTCGATGGCTTCAAACTGCGTGTCCTGATAGGTCATGCGGCCGCTGCGCGAGGGGTATTCCAGGCCGATCTTCAGGCTGTGCGGCCGCCCGTCGACGGGCTGATAGGACCGCAGGGTAACCACGTAGTCGTTCTGGACGATATTCTGGATGTCCTCGACGGAGCGGGTCATATTCTCGAGGGCTTCGCCGATATCGAAGTATTTGCCGAATGTGTTCTTGGACAGGGCTTCGAGGTTCCCCAGGTACTTCCGTTCCACGCGCGTGTAGGCCAGCGAGTAGATGGGTATGGGAATGGTCATGTTGCTGATGCGCGTCATCAGGTCATCCCGCGACATTACGCTGCCCTCGTCTTTCCCGTCGGAGAAGACGATGATCGACCGAGAGGCGATATAGTCCGCGTCCGCGGAGTTTACGCCGCCCGTCGGGGTCATGCCGCACATCTGGATAGCGGCGTAGATGCCGTCATACAGGCGCGTGGTCTTGGCGTCCGCCCGCAGGTCGAGCATCCTTTGGCCCAGCACGGTGCTGTTCTTCTCGAAATTGGAGACCAGTTCATATAGATTGTCGCTATCCCGCACGGCGATGATGCCGATCTGGTCCTGCGGGCGCTTGTTGGTAATGAAGCGCGTAGCGGCGTTCAGGGCGGCCTGGAACGGCGGGCCGGCCATGCTCCCGCTGCAGTCGATTACAAAGACGCACTGCACCGCCTCATCGCAGGTGCGCAAGGTCTGCACCGTGTACTGCCGCTTGGCGGGGTCGTACGACCGGCCATCCACCATGACGCCCACATTCAGTTCATTCAGATTGAGGAGCGGTTGCATGTTCTGGTCAAAGGTGCGCATATAGACCCGGACAAAGGGATACAAGCCCGATTCCGTCCGGTAGATCTTGAACGCATAGCCTTCCAGACTCGTGGAAGGCGCGAACTGGGCCCGGACGGCGGTTGAAGCGGCCAGCAGCGGAAATACGAGCGCCAGCGTGATTCCCCACAATACCGT
Proteins encoded in this region:
- a CDS encoding VWA domain-containing protein yields the protein MSHDKRNRTVLWGITLALVFPLLAASTAVRAQFAPSTSLEGYAFKIYRTESGLYPFVRVYMRTFDQNMQPLLNLNELNVGVMVDGRSYDPAKRQYTVQTLRTCDEAVQCVFVIDCSGSMAGPPFQAALNAATRFITNKRPQDQIGIIAVRDSDNLYELVSNFEKNSTVLGQRMLDLRADAKTTRLYDGIYAAIQMCGMTPTGGVNSADADYIASRSIIVFSDGKDEGSVMSRDDLMTRISNMTIPIPIYSLAYTRVERKYLGNLEALSKNTFGKYFDIGEALENMTRSVEDIQNIVQNDYVVTLRSYQPVDGRPHSLKIGLEYPSRSGRMTYQDTQFEAIEPPPLELVLQKQAVYNHHLKPLTPPDSPYLQNPYSAQTQPPAPSMPPEPPQGQ